The Candidatus Binatia bacterium nucleotide sequence GCCGGGCGAAATCCCGCGATCCCATCCCGAGGAGCGGGTTCGGCCGCGCCGGGTCGTAGAGCCCACGCAGATCCCGGAAGACCCTGCAGTCGAACGCGACGACGACGCGCAGGTCCTTTCCGCCGAAGCGCCGCCGCAGATATTCCACGTGCCCCTGCACCGAAGTGGCGATGGTGTAGGGGTTGATCCGGTTGGTACCTATGCCGACAGGCCCCCGGCGTCCGCCCGTTCCGAACGGGATCGTGCGGTAGAAGGAGTCCAGGAGAAACTCCCACCTTCCCGACTCGACGAGCGCGTGAAGCTGCGGCCGGTACGGGGCGAACTCCTCCCGCTCGAGCCATTCCAGAAGCCGTGCCTCGGCGATCTCGCGAACGGCCGCGTCCACGTCGAGCGCCGCGAAGCCCGCGCGAATTCGGTCCTTCATGGAATCCGGATGCTACACAGGAAGCCGAAAGAGCGCCAACCCGAGAACGGAGAACCTAGCGCCGCCGCGCTCTCCGGCGGCGGGAGAGTCTCGCCGCGAGCAGCACGGCCTCCTCCATGCTGCGCGAACTCGCCGTGCCCCGACCGGCGAGGTCGAAGGCGGTGCCGTGGTCGGGCGAGGTGCGGACGAAGGGGAGCCCCAGCGTGAGGTTCACCCCGTCCTCGAAATGGACGAGCTTGAAGGGAGCGAGACCTTGATCGTGGTAGAGGCAGACGATCGCGTCGTACTTCCGATGCAACGCGAAGGCGGCATCGGCGGGCAGCGGCCCCTCCACCCCGACCCGGCGCCGTCGCAGCCGGCGCACGGCCGGGTCGAGAAGTCGAGCCTCTTCGTCCCCCCAGAGCCCCCCCTCGCCCGCGTGGGGGTTGAGCCCGCAGAGCGCGAGCCTCGGACGCCGGAGGCCGAAAAGAGTCCGCAGCGCGCCGTGGGCCAGCGCGACCGTCCGCTCCACCTTCCCCGAGTCGATCGCCCCGGGCACGTCCCGGAAAGCGACGTGCGTCGTGACCAGAACGACGCGCAGCGTCGAACCCACGAGCATCATGCGAACGTCGCTCGCTCCCGAAAGCTCCGCGAGGAGCTCCGTGTGACCGGAAAACCGGTGTCCTGCCTCGCAAATCCATCGCTTGCTCACCGGCCCGGTCACGAGCGCATCGAACCGTCCCGCCAGCACTTCCTCGACCGCCGCGAGAA carries:
- the pdxA gene encoding 4-hydroxythreonine-4-phosphate dehydrogenase, with product MNLPRIAVTMGDPSGVGPEVALRALARPEVRRSLVPVLFGDPAVFEETSRRLGLGVAFRLSEDGHPFSGRAMALRPCSELPASARRPGRPTAAGGEASYRAILAAVEEVLAGRFDALVTGPVSKRWICEAGHRFSGHTELLAELSGASDVRMMLVGSTLRVVLVTTHVAFRDVPGAIDSGKVERTVALAHGALRTLFGLRRPRLALCGLNPHAGEGGLWGDEEARLLDPAVRRLRRRRVGVEGPLPADAAFALHRKYDAIVCLYHDQGLAPFKLVHFEDGVNLTLGLPFVRTSPDHGTAFDLAGRGTASSRSMEEAVLLAARLSRRRRARRR